A genomic region of Chryseobacterium sp. KACC 21268 contains the following coding sequences:
- a CDS encoding M12 family metallo-peptidase codes for MKKIFTILAVSFGLILSFAQWNPTTFKGTRTKETKATNFYSLDLDVIRTKLATAQPTGRHNQPTIIELPTLDGQIEQFEVYSLPVVAKSLAERYQLGSYVGSKVGDPTTYVRFSVSPYDLQSMMFRNGQYEFIEPLNKEKTVYGAFPKSERQSGDHAFSCSTSESPQSQNEIDQLSKVSNFSNIATDFSKSSGQKYRTYRLAISVTGEYTQYFGGVAQAFSAINATITRVNAVFEKDFAIHLDLQDFPQLIFINPATDPYSTANTGVGGAWNREVQQTLTSLVGNEAYDVGHLFTRSGGSGNAGDVGNVCRNPSNGNDTTSKGAAYSAPRAGSGPQGDFFDIDLVAHEMGHQFGADHTYSFDIQQSPNQTAHMEPGSGSTIMSYAGITNVDVQSYRDAYYHTRSIEQVQTYINSQSCGTISNINNNPPVVAALPNKTIPKGTAFVLAANATDAENDPLTYNWEQYDLATSAITTVTGDNTTGPKFRSRVASPSPSRYFPRLSNVINGNLSSATDWEAVSNVARTMNFKVMVRDNNPDVTQQQTAIGSQMITVGNDGPFKMTTVKVYNNVASPINWDVVNTNLAPYNVSNVKIDYSLDQGLTWNVLSASTPNDGSETLDFSAVSANQNIVLRISAVDNVFYALGKVAVSNVLACDGTAPTSLLANNITQTSANIDWDMIANATYTLRYKKSTESNWTVVNNITANQYALSQLAINTSYDVNVAAVCSGTVGNYSNITFFTSAYNYCSAGSTYLMSEKIANITFADINNNSTSNAGYEDFSNVIGNVTPGQIYNFTASSTTGSGDYDQVIVWIDLNQDGDFDDAGEKVLTTNFNTSPWKGVITIPSTIKAGRTKMRVRLYGAISNPNTTPCGNSYYGQVEDYSLNIGTLAVSDVNNVSFKYYPNPVKDILTITSSDKVNSISIYNIAGQLLKTNNNSNTIDMSTLSTGIYLIKTNIGSEIQTFKVIRK; via the coding sequence ATGAAGAAAATTTTCACCATTCTAGCGGTTTCATTTGGTCTGATATTGAGTTTCGCCCAGTGGAATCCGACAACCTTCAAAGGGACAAGAACCAAGGAAACGAAAGCAACCAATTTCTATTCTCTTGACCTTGATGTCATCAGAACAAAACTTGCAACAGCACAGCCAACGGGAAGACACAATCAGCCAACGATCATTGAGTTGCCAACTTTGGACGGACAAATAGAACAATTTGAAGTTTACAGTTTACCAGTCGTAGCAAAATCTCTGGCAGAACGGTACCAATTGGGTTCTTATGTTGGATCGAAAGTCGGCGATCCTACAACTTATGTGAGATTTAGCGTTTCGCCGTATGATCTGCAATCGATGATGTTTAGAAATGGCCAGTACGAATTCATTGAACCATTAAACAAAGAAAAAACAGTCTACGGCGCCTTTCCAAAAAGTGAAAGACAAAGTGGAGATCACGCTTTTTCCTGCTCAACGTCCGAATCTCCTCAAAGTCAAAATGAAATTGACCAATTATCCAAAGTATCAAATTTTTCTAATATAGCAACCGACTTCAGCAAATCAAGTGGTCAAAAGTACAGAACCTATAGACTGGCAATTTCTGTCACTGGAGAGTATACGCAATATTTTGGTGGTGTAGCCCAGGCTTTTTCTGCGATCAATGCAACCATTACACGTGTGAATGCGGTCTTCGAAAAGGATTTTGCGATCCACTTGGATTTGCAGGACTTTCCGCAATTGATTTTCATCAATCCAGCGACCGATCCGTATTCTACAGCCAATACAGGCGTAGGCGGCGCGTGGAATCGTGAAGTGCAGCAGACTTTGACATCTCTGGTTGGGAATGAAGCTTACGATGTTGGTCATCTATTCACAAGATCTGGCGGTTCTGGCAATGCCGGAGACGTAGGAAATGTGTGCCGAAATCCGTCCAACGGTAATGATACGACCTCAAAAGGAGCAGCCTACAGTGCGCCAAGAGCAGGTAGTGGTCCGCAAGGTGACTTTTTTGACATCGATCTGGTAGCGCACGAGATGGGACATCAGTTTGGTGCCGATCACACTTATTCTTTTGATATTCAGCAGTCACCCAATCAAACGGCGCATATGGAACCGGGCTCAGGTTCTACGATCATGAGCTATGCCGGAATTACCAATGTGGATGTTCAAAGTTACCGCGATGCATATTATCATACGAGAAGTATAGAGCAGGTTCAGACTTATATCAATTCTCAAAGTTGTGGAACAATTTCAAATATAAATAACAATCCACCCGTCGTAGCGGCTTTGCCAAACAAGACCATTCCAAAGGGAACTGCCTTTGTTTTAGCAGCCAATGCCACAGATGCTGAGAATGATCCTTTGACCTACAATTGGGAGCAATACGATCTGGCAACTTCAGCAATTACAACGGTCACAGGAGATAACACGACAGGTCCGAAATTCAGATCTCGTGTAGCTTCTCCGTCACCAAGCAGATATTTCCCAAGATTGAGTAATGTGATTAATGGTAACTTATCAAGCGCCACAGACTGGGAAGCGGTTTCCAATGTTGCGAGAACTATGAACTTCAAAGTTATGGTCAGAGATAACAATCCAGATGTCACGCAGCAGCAGACTGCCATCGGTTCTCAGATGATAACTGTTGGCAATGATGGTCCTTTCAAAATGACCACTGTAAAAGTTTATAATAATGTCGCAAGTCCCATCAATTGGGATGTTGTGAACACGAATCTTGCACCCTACAATGTCTCGAATGTCAAAATCGATTATTCCTTAGACCAAGGTTTGACCTGGAATGTCTTGTCAGCTTCGACGCCTAATGATGGATCTGAAACGTTGGATTTCTCAGCGGTTTCTGCCAATCAGAATATTGTGCTTAGAATTTCGGCTGTTGATAATGTGTTTTATGCTTTAGGCAAAGTTGCTGTTTCAAATGTCTTGGCTTGTGATGGAACTGCGCCAACAAGTTTATTAGCAAATAATATTACACAGACTTCTGCGAATATAGATTGGGATATGATCGCCAATGCAACTTATACATTGAGATACAAAAAATCGACAGAAAGTAATTGGACAGTTGTCAATAACATCACTGCAAATCAATATGCGTTGTCGCAATTAGCAATCAATACTTCGTACGATGTAAATGTTGCGGCGGTTTGCAGCGGTACAGTTGGAAATTATTCAAACATTACCTTTTTCACGAGTGCTTACAATTATTGTTCAGCAGGTTCCACTTATCTGATGTCTGAGAAAATTGCCAATATCACTTTTGCTGATATTAATAATAATTCCACATCCAACGCAGGTTACGAAGATTTTTCTAATGTCATCGGAAATGTAACGCCAGGTCAAATCTACAATTTCACAGCATCTTCCACCACGGGTTCTGGGGATTATGACCAAGTAATCGTTTGGATCGACCTCAATCAGGATGGCGATTTCGATGATGCGGGAGAGAAAGTTTTGACCACCAATTTCAACACTTCGCCTTGGAAAGGTGTCATTACGATTCCATCAACAATCAAAGCTGGAAGGACAAAAATGAGAGTAAGGCTTTACGGCGCGATCTCAAATCCGAATACAACACCGTGTGGCAATTCCTATTACGGTCAGGTGGAAGATTACAGTTTGAATATTGGAACCTTGGCTGTTTCGGACGTCAATAACGTTTCATTCAAATATTATCCGAATCCCGTGAAAGATATTTTGACAATTACAAGTAGCGACAAAGTCAATTCGATTTCAATTTATAATATTGCTGGACAATTGCTCAAAACAAACAACAACTCCAATACGATTGATATGAGTACACTATCTACTGGAATCTATTTAATTAAGACGAATATTGGAAGTGAGATACAAACCTTCAAAGTCATCAGGAAATAA
- a CDS encoding serine hydrolase codes for MKTKLLLLLILLAQTFYAQDLTGSWKGELDLGGTQLPLIFNVKKENNSYTSSARSPKQSDKIITVDKTEFTNNELIFEMNELDASYKGQFKTDHFEGTFTQRGRSFPMNFFKNNSTEKSNPKDEKLKDIGNREINTAKLDDYFNYLTQNKQSIGSISIFRKGNEVYKRDFGQDQLPNVKWDSDTRYQIGSVSKLFTAIMLMQQVEKGKLNLTDKLSKYYPNAPNADNITIETMLNHTSGLGDYAGEHYQWLFKKSVGDKVIRDTINAQGVEFQPGEKTRYSNSGYYLLSRILEKVAKKPYNVLLKENITSKAGMKNTFSVLDDPKNVFKGYENENGTWKEVEDFDFHNCIGVGDIVSTPNDLNIFINALFNGKFVKKETLDKMMPKPGSKTIFGLGIMPIPFYNQVSFGHGGDTVGSHAVTSYSKKEDYSISMIINGENYPHNTLSIGVLNIIYDEDVEFPKFENDKETASYNGELKKYIGNYTSPDIPLDLKIFVNDDKLFAQGKGQAEFPLELVEKYQFKFEKAGIKINFFPEKNEMQLLQNGKTYNFTKQ; via the coding sequence ATGAAAACCAAACTACTATTGTTGCTGATTTTATTAGCACAGACTTTTTACGCCCAAGATTTAACAGGTTCTTGGAAAGGCGAACTCGACCTTGGTGGAACGCAACTGCCTCTGATCTTTAATGTTAAAAAAGAAAATAACAGTTACACTTCTTCCGCAAGAAGTCCAAAACAAAGTGACAAGATCATTACGGTTGATAAGACCGAGTTCACCAATAATGAACTTATTTTTGAAATGAATGAATTGGACGCTTCCTACAAAGGACAATTCAAAACAGACCATTTTGAAGGAACATTCACACAAAGAGGTCGCTCCTTCCCTATGAATTTTTTCAAAAATAATAGTACCGAAAAATCAAACCCGAAAGATGAGAAACTAAAAGACATCGGAAATCGTGAGATCAATACGGCGAAACTGGATGATTATTTCAATTATCTCACTCAGAACAAACAAAGCATTGGCAGTATTTCCATCTTCAGAAAAGGAAACGAAGTTTACAAAAGAGACTTTGGGCAAGATCAATTACCGAATGTAAAATGGGATTCTGACACGCGTTATCAGATTGGTTCGGTCAGTAAGTTATTCACCGCGATTATGCTGATGCAGCAAGTGGAAAAAGGAAAACTGAATCTGACAGACAAGCTTTCCAAATATTATCCAAACGCTCCAAATGCGGATAATATCACGATAGAAACAATGCTGAATCACACAAGCGGATTAGGTGATTATGCCGGCGAACATTACCAATGGCTGTTCAAAAAATCGGTTGGTGACAAAGTTATTCGTGATACGATCAACGCTCAAGGTGTGGAATTTCAGCCTGGTGAGAAAACCAGATATTCCAATTCTGGCTATTATTTATTGAGCAGGATTTTGGAGAAAGTGGCAAAGAAACCTTACAACGTTTTGTTGAAAGAAAATATCACAAGCAAAGCAGGAATGAAAAATACTTTTTCCGTGCTTGATGATCCGAAAAATGTTTTTAAAGGATATGAAAATGAAAACGGTACCTGGAAAGAAGTGGAGGATTTCGACTTTCATAATTGCATTGGTGTGGGCGATATTGTATCTACGCCAAATGATCTGAATATCTTTATCAATGCCTTATTCAATGGGAAATTTGTGAAGAAAGAAACTCTGGACAAGATGATGCCGAAGCCTGGATCTAAAACGATATTTGGATTGGGAATAATGCCTATACCTTTCTACAATCAGGTTTCATTTGGTCACGGCGGCGACACGGTTGGCTCACACGCTGTTACGTCATACAGTAAGAAAGAAGACTACTCGATCTCGATGATCATCAACGGCGAAAATTATCCGCACAACACACTATCCATCGGCGTTCTGAATATCATCTACGACGAAGATGTTGAATTTCCGAAATTTGAAAATGACAAAGAAACGGCGTCTTACAATGGAGAACTTAAGAAATACATCGGTAATTACACTTCACCAGATATTCCTTTGGATCTGAAGATCTTTGTGAACGACGACAAATTATTTGCACAGGGAAAAGGCCAAGCAGAGTTTCCTTTGGAACTTGTTGAGAAATATCAATTCAAATTCGAAAAGGCTGGAATCAAGATCAATTTCTTCCCGGAAAAGAATGAGATGCAGCTTTTGCAGAATGGCAAAACATACAATTTCACAAAGCAGTAA
- a CDS encoding YIP1 family protein — protein sequence MIWKTIFNPFEKFDEKKLLLIGIIFFILNFFGCFYAGMINDSIFHLSILEEGQTIWDIVWINSLSYIFAIVVLIILAKFFNKRSRIIDIFNTVLISQIPLIITMPMMALPFVKEANRNISSLAGNFAKIEMLDLIIVAVAGCITLPFLVYNIVLYYNGFKTATNIKKWQHIVIFAVVSLITTIISQTIF from the coding sequence ATGATCTGGAAAACTATTTTTAATCCGTTTGAGAAATTTGATGAGAAAAAGCTGTTGTTAATTGGAATCATCTTCTTCATTCTCAATTTCTTCGGTTGTTTTTATGCAGGAATGATCAATGACAGCATCTTCCACTTATCAATATTAGAAGAAGGTCAAACCATTTGGGACATTGTCTGGATCAATTCTTTGAGCTACATTTTTGCAATCGTAGTTTTAATCATTCTTGCCAAATTTTTTAATAAAAGATCCAGAATCATCGACATCTTCAATACAGTTTTGATTTCGCAGATTCCATTGATCATTACGATGCCGATGATGGCTCTGCCTTTTGTGAAAGAAGCTAACAGAAACATTTCGTCTTTAGCAGGAAACTTCGCAAAAATCGAAATGCTGGATCTGATCATAGTAGCTGTGGCAGGATGTATAACACTTCCCTTTCTAGTTTACAATATCGTGCTTTATTACAATGGGTTCAAAACGGCTACCAATATCAAAAAATGGCAGCACATTGTAATCTTCGCAGTTGTGTCTCTTATTACAACAATTATTAGCCAGACCATCTTTTAA
- a CDS encoding DUF2089 family protein → MKLPIVCPSCDHTLNVSQMKCPSCATQVNGDYELPVLLKLSRDDQDFILNFFLSSGSIKEMAKQAELSYPTMRNKMDDLIEKVKKLQN, encoded by the coding sequence ATGAAACTTCCAATCGTTTGTCCAAGCTGCGATCATACGCTGAATGTAAGCCAAATGAAATGTCCGTCCTGTGCGACCCAAGTAAATGGTGATTACGAACTTCCTGTTCTTCTCAAACTAAGTCGCGACGATCAGGATTTTATCCTCAACTTTTTTCTTTCAAGCGGAAGCATCAAGGAAATGGCAAAGCAGGCTGAACTCTCCTATCCCACGATGAGAAACAAAATGGATGACCTCATTGAGAAAGTGAAAAAACTTCAAAACTAA
- a CDS encoding carboxyl transferase domain-containing protein, giving the protein MDLEFNKREDINKLKYSDIKKTLAKIKLGGGEKSLQKQRDQGKMTVRERLEYLFDKNSESIEIGAFAGYEMYEEQGGCPAGGVVVMMGYVSGRQCIVVANDATVKAGAWFPITGKKNLRAQEIAMENRLPIIYLVDSAGVFLPMQDEIFPDKEMFGRIFRNNAKMSSSGIVQISAIMGSCVAGGAYLPIMSDEAMIVDKTGSIFLAGSYLVKAAIGENIDNESLGGATTHCEISGVTDYKAKDDKDALDRIKNIMKSLGDFDKAGFDRIESAPPKENPDNLFGIMPAIRSEQYDTLEIIKCLVDNSEYEEYKPDYGKSIICCTARVDGWSVGIVANQRKLVKSGKGEMQFGGVIYSDSADKATRFIANCNQRKIPLVFLQDVTGFMVGSKSEQGGIIKDGAKMVNAVANSVVPKFTIITGNSYGAGNYAMCGKAYDPRLIVAWPWAELAVMGGSQAGKVLLQIQESALKKQGKEITDEDRKELLDRILKDYTRQTQPTYAAARLWTDAIINPVDTRKWISMGIEAANHSPITEKFNLGVIQV; this is encoded by the coding sequence ATGGATTTAGAATTCAACAAAAGAGAAGATATCAACAAACTGAAATATTCTGACATCAAGAAAACCTTGGCAAAGATCAAATTGGGCGGCGGCGAAAAATCGCTCCAAAAACAACGTGACCAAGGAAAAATGACTGTCCGAGAAAGATTGGAATATCTTTTCGATAAAAATTCTGAATCTATAGAAATTGGCGCATTTGCTGGTTACGAAATGTATGAGGAGCAAGGTGGATGTCCTGCTGGCGGCGTGGTTGTGATGATGGGATATGTTTCTGGAAGGCAGTGCATCGTAGTTGCCAATGATGCTACGGTGAAAGCTGGCGCCTGGTTTCCAATTACCGGAAAGAAAAATCTAAGAGCGCAGGAAATTGCGATGGAAAACCGTCTGCCAATCATTTATCTTGTTGATTCTGCCGGCGTTTTTCTGCCGATGCAGGACGAAATCTTTCCCGACAAAGAAATGTTTGGACGGATCTTCCGAAACAATGCCAAGATGAGTTCCTCTGGAATTGTTCAAATTTCAGCAATTATGGGAAGCTGTGTGGCTGGTGGCGCGTATCTGCCCATTATGAGTGATGAAGCGATGATCGTTGACAAAACAGGAAGTATTTTCCTGGCAGGGAGCTATCTGGTGAAAGCTGCGATCGGCGAAAATATTGATAATGAATCACTTGGCGGAGCAACAACTCACTGCGAAATCTCTGGCGTTACAGATTACAAAGCTAAAGATGATAAAGATGCTTTGGATCGAATTAAAAATATTATGAAGTCGCTAGGTGATTTTGACAAAGCCGGATTTGACCGAATAGAAAGTGCTCCACCAAAAGAAAATCCTGATAACCTCTTTGGAATAATGCCTGCCATCAGATCTGAACAATATGACACTTTGGAAATTATAAAATGCCTTGTTGATAATTCTGAATACGAAGAGTACAAACCAGACTATGGCAAAAGCATCATCTGCTGCACCGCAAGAGTTGACGGATGGAGCGTTGGAATAGTTGCCAATCAAAGAAAACTGGTGAAAAGTGGAAAAGGTGAGATGCAGTTTGGAGGTGTGATCTATTCTGACTCTGCAGATAAGGCGACGCGCTTCATTGCTAATTGTAATCAGAGAAAAATCCCTTTGGTGTTTCTGCAGGATGTGACAGGCTTTATGGTTGGTTCAAAGTCTGAACAAGGCGGAATCATAAAAGATGGTGCAAAAATGGTAAATGCGGTAGCGAATTCCGTAGTTCCAAAATTCACGATCATTACCGGTAATTCTTATGGCGCAGGAAATTACGCGATGTGCGGAAAAGCCTACGATCCTAGACTGATCGTTGCGTGGCCGTGGGCAGAACTTGCGGTGATGGGAGGTTCACAAGCTGGAAAAGTATTACTTCAAATCCAAGAATCTGCATTAAAAAAACAAGGGAAAGAAATTACCGATGAAGATAGAAAAGAGTTGCTAGACAGAATATTGAAAGATTACACAAGGCAGACCCAGCCGACATACGCCGCTGCAAGGCTGTGGACAGATGCAATTATCAATCCCGTTGATACCAGAAAGTGGATCAGTATGGGAATCGAAGCTGCTAACCATTCTCCAATTACAGAAAAATTCAATTTGGGCGTGATTCAGGTATAA
- a CDS encoding DMT family transporter, which translates to MKNSYLLRLHFIVFLWGFTAILGKLILAEAQVLVFYRMMFAAIFLYLYIRLIKKESIKVSKNLLFQLVAIGSVMAFHWLFFFQSIKVSNVSIALSCLSLSTLFASLIEPLVYRRKPDWVEVIIGLIIVVCISLIFNAELKYKEGIIYGVLCAFCGTIFSVFNGKIFGKTSSGNIIFYEIAGGWLIISLFFLFTGQISSVSEISYTDIALVLLLASVFTAYPMFESVKLMKFISPFTLILTVNLEPVYGIILAFFIFGASEHMSPVFYGASFVMIASIVVNGVIKSKRKKEVALTETETL; encoded by the coding sequence ATGAAGAATTCTTATTTGCTGAGGTTGCACTTTATCGTGTTTTTATGGGGTTTTACAGCTATTCTTGGGAAGTTGATTCTCGCTGAGGCTCAGGTTCTCGTTTTCTACAGAATGATGTTCGCTGCGATTTTTCTTTATTTATATATTAGATTGATCAAAAAAGAAAGTATCAAAGTTTCAAAAAACCTCTTATTTCAGTTGGTAGCAATAGGTAGCGTAATGGCTTTTCACTGGCTTTTCTTTTTCCAGTCCATCAAAGTTTCAAATGTTTCGATTGCTTTGTCGTGCCTTTCATTGTCAACATTATTTGCATCATTGATAGAGCCCTTGGTGTACCGCAGAAAGCCAGATTGGGTGGAAGTGATCATCGGACTTATTATCGTAGTCTGTATTTCGCTGATTTTCAATGCGGAACTTAAATATAAAGAAGGAATCATCTACGGAGTTCTGTGTGCATTTTGCGGGACAATATTTTCTGTCTTTAATGGAAAGATCTTCGGGAAAACCAGTTCTGGAAATATTATTTTTTATGAGATTGCCGGCGGATGGTTGATTATCAGTTTGTTTTTTCTTTTTACAGGACAAATTTCTTCCGTCAGCGAAATAAGTTATACCGATATTGCGTTAGTATTATTGCTGGCTTCTGTCTTCACGGCATACCCAATGTTTGAAAGTGTGAAACTGATGAAATTCATTTCGCCTTTTACATTGATCCTGACAGTGAATTTGGAACCGGTTTACGGGATTATATTAGCTTTTTTTATCTTTGGAGCATCAGAGCATATGAGTCCTGTTTTTTATGGTGCTTCGTTCGTTATGATTGCGTCTATCGTAGTCAACGGGGTCATCAAATCAAAAAGAAAAAAGGAAGTTGCCCTTACAGAAACTGAAACTCTGTAA
- a CDS encoding PorV/PorQ family protein, whose translation MKRILFFLLIISTQFSDAQIIRKYSNEFLNIGAGARGLAMGGAVVSNQDDVYSPMWNPAGLMKIDTDWQVAAMHAEYFESIAKYDYISYAKPLDYGNGVFAISLVRLGVDNILNTTQLIDSEGNIDYDKISSFSTSDYAALFSYAFHPNGNQKLDVGATAKVVYRNVGKFASGYGFGFDVGAIYHSDTDWNYGFMLRDATTTVNFWTINQKELSAVVNGEEFNPAPTDKMEITMPKLNLGVSKTFEFSRDLKLLPEAGVNIDFAKTAALVSTDFASITPYAGGELIFQDMIFVRLGLNRFQTISDIEDLKRKVSFQPSAGIGIKYKGLTLDYAITNSGIGGSNFYSNFFSLKLDMQGFRN comes from the coding sequence ATGAAAAGAATTTTATTTTTTTTACTGATCATTTCAACCCAATTTTCTGATGCACAGATCATCAGAAAATATTCCAATGAGTTCCTGAATATTGGAGCAGGTGCCAGAGGTCTTGCTATGGGTGGTGCAGTGGTTTCCAATCAGGATGATGTCTATTCTCCAATGTGGAATCCAGCTGGTTTGATGAAAATTGACACCGACTGGCAGGTTGCAGCAATGCACGCAGAGTATTTCGAATCCATAGCCAAATACGATTATATTTCTTATGCTAAACCTCTGGATTACGGAAATGGGGTATTTGCAATCTCACTCGTAAGATTAGGCGTTGATAATATCCTAAACACTACACAATTAATTGACTCTGAAGGGAATATTGATTATGATAAAATCAGTTCTTTTTCCACATCAGATTACGCGGCTTTATTTTCCTATGCTTTTCATCCAAACGGCAATCAGAAGTTAGATGTTGGAGCAACAGCAAAAGTGGTTTACAGAAATGTTGGCAAATTTGCCAGTGGTTATGGTTTTGGATTTGATGTCGGTGCAATCTATCATTCAGACACGGATTGGAACTACGGTTTTATGCTGAGAGATGCCACTACAACGGTCAATTTTTGGACCATCAATCAAAAGGAATTATCTGCAGTGGTAAATGGGGAAGAGTTCAACCCAGCTCCCACAGATAAAATGGAGATCACAATGCCAAAGCTGAATCTTGGTGTCAGCAAAACCTTTGAGTTTAGTAGAGATTTAAAATTATTGCCGGAAGCTGGGGTTAATATAGATTTTGCGAAAACGGCTGCATTAGTTTCTACGGATTTTGCCAGCATTACGCCTTATGCCGGTGGCGAATTGATATTTCAGGATATGATTTTCGTAAGATTGGGACTCAATAGGTTTCAAACGATTTCTGATATCGAGGATCTGAAGCGTAAAGTTTCTTTCCAGCCGAGTGCGGGAATTGGAATCAAATATAAAGGTCTAACTTTGGACTATGCAATCACCAACTCCGGAATCGGTGGTTCCAATTTCTACTCTAATTTCTTTTCTTTGAAATTGGATATGCAAGGTTTTAGAAACTAA
- a CDS encoding peroxiredoxin: MSIKLGDTAPDFDAESSLGKLNFYDYLGDSWGILFSHPADYTPVCTTELGKTSELKPEFDKRNTKVIALSVDGIENHKGWVLDINETQNTEVEFPIIADQDKKVSELYDFIHPNANASLTVRSLLIIDPNKKVRLIITYPASTGRNFTEILRVLDSLQLVDGYGVATPVDWKDGDDVIIPPAVSQEDAEKKFVKGVKVIKPYLRYTPQPNK; this comes from the coding sequence ATGTCTATAAAACTTGGTGACACCGCTCCGGATTTCGATGCAGAAAGCAGTCTTGGAAAACTTAACTTTTACGATTACCTAGGTGATTCTTGGGGAATCTTATTCTCACATCCTGCAGATTACACACCGGTTTGCACCACGGAACTTGGCAAAACATCAGAACTGAAACCAGAATTTGATAAAAGAAATACAAAAGTAATTGCCTTGAGCGTCGATGGAATCGAGAATCACAAAGGTTGGGTCCTTGACATCAACGAAACTCAAAATACAGAAGTTGAATTCCCCATCATTGCCGATCAGGACAAAAAAGTTTCTGAGTTGTATGATTTCATCCATCCCAACGCCAACGCCTCATTGACCGTGAGGTCCCTACTCATCATCGACCCAAATAAAAAAGTACGGTTGATCATCACATATCCTGCATCTACAGGCCGAAATTTCACTGAAATATTGAGGGTTTTAGATTCTCTACAATTGGTGGATGGCTACGGTGTTGCAACACCAGTAGATTGGAAAGACGGCGATGATGTCATCATTCCACCGGCAGTTTCTCAGGAAGATGCGGAGAAAAAATTTGTGAAAGGTGTGAAGGTCATCAAACCATATTTGCGCTACACGCCGCAACCGAATAAATAA